One Opitutales bacterium genomic window, GATGGATTGGAATAGAGGCCACCGAATTCTGTAAAATGGCGTTCAGGGATCCATGCACTGGAGAAACCCTGGCGATCAGCAAATCGAGTGGCTTCACGGATGAGTGCGTAGGAAGCATCCCTGCCCGGGCGTTCAGTGCCGTTGAAGAACATCACGCCGAAATCGATCGCTCGAGACTGAGTCGGGTTGTGTTGCGTCGATACTTCAAATTCGACGACTTGGCTCCATGCATCAGCAGATTGTGGTCGGACAAATATTTGGATGGATGCCGTGTGCGGAGCTGTCTGATGCAGGGTGACTTGCTGGGTGCCCGATCCGGCCAATTTCGAGACTTTTGGGCGATCCGTCAGTGTGTGGTGGTGGACGCGAGTAATTGACTTACCCAAGACCGAGCTTGCTGCGGTTTGAGCAGTTTTAATGAGCTGGGGCGGATCGTAATCGAAGCGTTCGAATCGCTTTTCCCAAACGTGTGTATCGCTCGCGTGCGCCTGAGTCGGGAGCTCCTTGCCCAGGAGACTGTCTTCGTTCGTATCGAGCGCGGGCAGGCTATCGATCCAGCAGCGACGCTGTTCAAAGGGGTAGGTGGGCAGACTGGTTTTGTTAAAGCTGCCGATAGGGAAGAGTGCTTGCCGGTCGAGCGCACCTGATTCGGTGAATGCGATGCAGGTATCGTTTTGAGAGCTTTGACCAGATATGAGGGCAGCTTTTAGTTCTTTTAAGTTGCTGGCCGTGGTTGCCCAGCGATAGTCCAAGACTGCGCGGCCCCAGGCCACTGATGCACACAGATCGCGCAGAGATGGGAGGTTGTCGCCTTCGAGAAACTCAATCCAGCGCTGTTTCAGTTCTCCGAGCTGATTCTCTGTGCGCGCGGAGATGACAAAGATCTCGGGTACATCAGGTTGATAAGTTCGGTCGGACTTCTGATGGCATTCGCGAATCAGCATATGTCCGATCGATCCACTGGAACCGAAGGAACTGACACCGGCGATGCGCTGGTCATAAGTAGACGGCCAATCGATATGCTCGGTAGTGATCGTGGCCGGGATCTCGTCCAGACTCATGGCTGGATTGACTTTTTGGAGGTGAAGGTGTCGCGGGATCTGTCCGTGGTGTACGCTCAAGGCGGCTTTGATGATGCCGCCGATACCCGCAGCCGATTCCATATGGCCGAGGTTTGTTTTGAGTGAGCTGAGCACCAAGGGTTTCTCGGAGGTATGTCCTTCGCGATAGACGCGCCCTAGGGCTTCGATTTCGATCGGATCACCCAGAGAGGTGCCGGTGCCGTGTGCTTCGACATAGCCGATGTCTCCCGAGGTCAAATTGGCGTTTTCGAGGCTCTGCCGGATAATATTTTCCTGTGACGGTGCGTGTGGGACGGTGAGACCACTGCTGGCACCGTCTTGGCCGATGGCACTGCCTGCGATGCAGGCGTAGATGCGGTCACCATCACGCTGTGCATCGCCAAGTCGCTTGAGCACTACGACACCGCAGCCTTCGCCCCGAGCATAGCCGTCAGCTGAGGCATCAAAGGTTTTACAGCGACCGTCGGAGGAGAGCATTTTCGCCTTTGAGATCGCGATGGAATTGTCAGGTGTGAGTATGAGGTTCACGCCCGCTGCGAGCGCCATATCGCTATCGCTTGTCCTCAAGCTTTGGCAGGCCTGATGGGTGCTGATGAGTGACGATGAACAGGCGGTGTCTACAGTGAGGCTCGGGCCATTGAAGCCAAAGAAATAAGCGAGTCGACCAATGGCCATATTGGCTGCGTTGCCCGTTGCATAATAGGCGTCGATACGGCGTTTGTCGTCGCTCCTCAAGAGCTCAGCATAATCGACGACGGTTAGACCGACAAATACGCCGGTTTTGCTGCCCTTCAATGTCGTTGGATCGATGGCGGCATCTTCGAGTGATTCCCAAGCAGTTTCCA contains:
- a CDS encoding LLM class flavin-dependent oxidoreductase, producing the protein MSDVSKKPGPFHDRLKKALVAVKQQQAELSALKARNSESIAIVGIGCRFPGGVRGPQSFWQKLSEGFDAIQAVPSERWETERFFDKTPQTPGKLYTRYGAFLDRADAFDPRFFRITPREAISMDPQQRILLETAWESLEDAAIDPTTLKGSKTGVFVGLTVVDYAELLRSDDKRRIDAYYATGNAANMAIGRLAYFFGFNGPSLTVDTACSSSLISTHQACQSLRTSDSDMALAAGVNLILTPDNSIAISKAKMLSSDGRCKTFDASADGYARGEGCGVVVLKRLGDAQRDGDRIYACIAGSAIGQDGASSGLTVPHAPSQENIIRQSLENANLTSGDIGYVEAHGTGTSLGDPIEIEALGRVYREGHTSEKPLVLSSLKTNLGHMESAAGIGGIIKAALSVHHGQIPRHLHLQKVNPAMSLDEIPATITTEHIDWPSTYDQRIAGVSSFGSSGSIGHMLIRECHQKSDRTYQPDVPEIFVISARTENQLGELKQRWIEFLEGDNLPSLRDLCASVAWGRAVLDYRWATTASNLKELKAALISGQSSQNDTCIAFTESGALDRQALFPIGSFNKTSLPTYPFEQRRCWIDSLPALDTNEDSLLGKELPTQAHASDTHVWEKRFERFDYDPPQLIKTAQTAASSVLGKSITRVHHHTLTDRPKVSKLAGSGTQQVTLHQTAPHTASIQIFVRPQSADAWSQVVEFEVSTQHNPTQSRAIDFGVMFFNGTERPGRDASYALIREATRFADRQGFSSAWIPERHFTEFGGLYSNPSVMHAALAESTRHIRLMAGSVVLALHNPIRIAEEWSMVDNLSNGRTGVSFASGWHPNDFCLAPDNFAQRHDLLFKGIEQLQALWRGETVEVANGKGESTAVRIYPTPVQPELPLWITTAANPQTFETAGRLGANILTHLLDQDVDQLKAKIALYRKARSDAGFDPETGRITVMLHTFVGDDDESVRRIVKPPFTQFLKENIHLLKGLAAARGRDVDVDNLQGAALDEFVEFVFDRFYESRALLGTVDSTKAMVEKLIDAGVSEIAALLDFGPSNAEMLDMLPGLETLKNQFAAHTQSFDRSGSDFDTLIEDWKHKRILESNDVPQNAASLGGVAFVQKWSPVPSSFYENTSSTPDIIALVGGDGEVTSAFENLGIRVTRDLADNFSSLLWLGEHTDSTEDLLKLSETIKHLKRAGSEPKIWTITEQAQQIAEETVFPFEALRSGFAKVLPIEHPELWGGIIDLERESSVQTKAEQILSVLRSRSGEDRVAFRNDTPTSCA